In the genome of Bacteroides mediterraneensis, the window AAAGCCCAATTGCAACAGCCCGCCGAAGGCTGGGGAATCGTCGTCCTGCCCGACCCGACACCCGTACGTACCCTTTATGCGTATGCGGCCAACACGACCATTCCTGAAAGTATCCTTCTGCCTAGAACAATGAACTGTACACTGGAGACCATTGTCCGTCTGCCGGAAGGAATAAAAGTCACCCCGCGTGCCGACAAGGAAGTCAGCAACGCCTGCGGAAAAGTCGCCTTCAGCTACCAGCCGACGAAAGACGGCGTGAAAGTGACCCGCAGTCTCCGGATAAGCCGACAGCTGCAGACTCCGTCCAACTACAAGGAGCTGTATGCCCTGCTGGCAGAATGGCGGGATGCCAACAACCACACACTGGTGGTCAAGAAGGTGGCAGAATGACCTGAGAAAGAATCTTCATAAAAAAGGGAGGACCTTCGGTTTTGCGCCGGGTTCTCCCTTTTTGTGATACCTCATCATACGTCAGGACAAAATCAGCTTGTCTATCTTTCTTTTGCAACTATTTATCTGACACACATGCGACCTCCATGCAAATTTCACCTACCCCTGCTTTGCTTTCGTGGAGCATATCGATGAAGTCCGTATATCTCAACGGATACTTTCCTGCGTATTTCCGATAGAATCTGGCGATGAGACCCATCAGTTCGTCATACCCTATTTGCTTCGCAATACAATCCAACACCAGAGGTCCTTTTCTGTAAACAACGGTATTGTTGTTATTCAGCACTACATCCACAAGTGGCTCATCCTGAGGCGTACCCTTGATTTTCTCATACTCCGCCCTGCACTTGTCAAGCTGAGCTTCATAAGTTCGGACACCATAGAATTGACGGATAAACATGAGAGTCATAAACTCATTCAGCGATTCTTTGATGAAATAAGCACCCGGCTGTCCGTCATCAATGAGCAGCGTCCATTCACCCAGCCAGCGATGTCCTATCTCATGAACCAACGGATAGATATCGGGATAAGTGGAAAACTTCTCCTGCGAAGCGGAGATGAAGCCGATGTTATACCTGTTGCTGAACCCCTTTCCGTCGTGAAACAGATAAACAGGCAGAGTAGTTACATTCCGTCCTTCAGAAATATAATCTTCCCCATAGACTCTTCCAAAGAAAGCGATACTGGCTTTCGTCAGTTCAAGCAGTTCGTCATAACGTTCCTTACCGCATTGCATGTCCATAATCTGGTAAATGGACAATCTACCGGGGATATATTCTTCCGTCCGCTGATAAGTCTCACTCCGTATGAAGGCCAGCGTCAACGACTGCGACAGGATATGATGCAACTTACCACTGTATTTCGTGGCATTTTCCAGTTTCAACGGGTATGAACAAATCAAAGAAAGTGAGTCAGGGGTCTCCACATCCAGGTCCATATCCATGTAGGTATTCGGCACATAAGGATAAAAGTATTCACCGAAACTGGTCTCCCACAATTCCGCATCCCCTTCTCCATAGATGAAAAAAGCGGACAGATTGGTGTAGCTATACTCCATGTCGACGTGAACCGAATGTTTTGTCTTTTTATGGAATACGATATTCTTGGCTTCCCCATTATATTCATATTCAAATGCATCTCCCTTTACCGTCAGATTCTCAATCGAAAATTCCTGACCTCCACCCAAGTTCATTGAGACACTGTCTGCACATTGGAAATCCAAGTAGAACGAACAAGACACATGAAGGTTGGCTGCTTCCTGATTATCTTTGCAGATGAGAAGCTTATAATTCGAGATTTCTTCTGCCATTGCCGTATGGCATATCATCAAAATTAAAGTGAGGATGAAAATTATCTTTCTCATACAACCGTATGTTTGCACATGTTCAACTCCATTCTGTAATTCAAGACCTAAAAATGACCAAATAAGATATCGAGAATCTTTAAGAGGAAGCCTTTAAGGCATCACACCTGTACGATTATCTCAATCTGGGCTGGTATTACTGCTATCATAACTTTCAACCAAATCCAGTTTTCCATCTTTTATCCTGTAAAAGTTAATAATGTAATCCTTTAGAGGAACAAGTATCATGTTATCACTGTTTCTATATTTAAAGGAATATGGAACCGGAGATTTGATATGTGTAAGTTCTTCTTTTATATATACTCTTGCCACATCATAATCTGAGGATTTCAAAGAGTCAAATTTGTTTTCTTTTGGGTTTATCATCCATTGTGGATAGCCGTAAACATACTTCGTATGTGGAAAAACCACATAAAGGTCTCTTCCGGATGAGTTTTTCATGCCCACCTGCTTATTGTCAGGCCCGGTCAAAACAGACGGAACTTCGATGTGATAATAATCCAAAAGTTCATTATAATAGCTGCTTGATTCGGGTTCCGAATAAACGGTAAGATCTATTGTCAAAGGATTTATTTGGGCTATTTGGTTCAGATAAGATGCAAGTGAACGGGAAAGTTTCTCATTATTATGGGCAAATCCGCATATAATTACGAACTTATCCTGAGGATTGTTTTTGATGACTTTCAGTATATTTTCTGCCGAAACAGAATCTCTGTTTTTATATTCGTAACCGTCATAAGCATGCAGTTTGAATCCGGTTTGTATGGCATTCCTGACAAGATTTGCCATATTCGGTTCATTTGTATATATTCCCATTTCTCTTTCTGGATAAGCCACCCCCTCATATTCGGCAGATAAAGCTTCCATCAACAGATGCTTGTAACCATTGCCATATAAATCCTTTAATAAGGAATTGATAAAAGCGCGATGCTGCGGATATAAATGCGCTTCATTGAACATGATTATCTTTTCATCCAAAAAATTCTTCAAGATAAAATCTTTCGCATCTGATGGGGTAATTGTTTCTCTCAGTTCTTCGCTTTGCTTCAGCTTTTGTATGGGATTTCTAAAAAGCAAACCCGTTCTGTCCTTCTCTAAGATTCTGCCATTGAAAGTCTGGACTGTCATCAATGCCTGCCCATAGTAATCGCGGAATTTTTGATTTACATGAGTGCTGTCAATTTGGATTCTATGTTCTGCTTCCAAAAAATCCATATTGTTTTTCCATGCCTCACGCATATAATCAAAGGACCATAACGGGTTATTATAATCAATGTTTATTAATTGCGCAGAAATTGTACCGCAATAAAGTAACACGACTGATAAAAGCGAAAAAAATCTATTCATATAAGTCTCTCCTTAAGCAATTTAAAATAATAGCAGCTTCATTATTTTATCGCATCGAATCTTTCATTTTCCTTTTGAGCATATTCCTTGAAAAAGTCTGTCACACTCGGATAGAAATTCTCAAAGTTACCATATTTTGCCTGTTCTTTCTCGTATTTTCTCAGCAGGCTCACCAATTCCGGCATCCACCTGAAGTTTCGTTGCATCTGTTCCAACAGTTCATTCCTTATTTCTTCCGGTTTGTATGCCTTATCCAGCATATAACAGATTACAGCTGCGCGAACAAGTGACTCGTTGACCATGGTTTTCCAGTTATTGTATGCCTGTCTCGACATACTCCATTGTGAAGACTTGAACAAATCTACGGCAGCAGGCTCAAGTTCTTTTACGTATGCAGGATATTGGTTTTCATCCAGATAATGATTGATGAAGGAATGGTTAAATTCATGAATCAGTGTCGGCAGGTATTCCTTGCTATACATAGGCGTATCTTCCTTATCCACGTAATAGCCTACCACCGCAAAAACTTCCTTCTTTTTCCCTTTTACCTGCCGGTCTACTCCATAGTTTCCTCCACCGTTGCAAAAACCGATGATCACCGAAAAAACTTCCTGGGGTTCATTGCCATAGAAACGAGGATACCAGTCTATATCAAAATGGTTGATGACATTGTCTTGATAAGACTTGATTCCCTTTTCATAAAGGCTTTTATGGGCTTTGAAAAACGCATTGAAGTTTGTATCCTTATAAAAGCTGTTGAGATGAGACAAGAACTCATCCTTATCCACATTCTTCCATCTTTTGTCCAAGGTGGGGATGTCTTCTTCTATCAATGAAAGAGTACCGTTCCGGTTGTCCAGATGTATAGCCATGGACATGACCGCATCGAAAGAGATGCCATATCTGTTTCTGAGCTCTTTCATGTACCGGACTGCCGGATGCGCAGTATTATCTTTAAAATAGCTGTCCATGTCTTTTATATACTGCCCTGCCATATCCATGTGATATTCCTGAAATCCTGCCATACGGGACAAGATACTCATCAGTTCCACGTTTTCATTGACCTGCGGAACGACTGACTGCGCCTTTGCCCAAAGACAGCCCATGAGCAAGGCAAAAAGAATCATACATTTTTTCATATCGTAAACGGTTTATTATTCGTAAAATTTAGAAATACTGATATAATAATCTATCTTTGAATTGGGCAAAGTGAAAGGCAGATAATTACCGAAATAGACGGCAGGACAACCAGTTTCACCCTCCACGCGTGCAATGCCCAAATTCCTCATTGTGTGCGCAAAAGTAGAAGCGCCGGAATAAGTCTTGTTGTTTACCAGAATGGTTATCTTTCCGTGATATAGATTTGTTTCTTCCAAATTACTATTGACTGGAGTACCTTTTATTTCAAAAAGTTCTCCATCTGGCAAATGGCAAATCTGACGGAATATCTCCGGATGTCTGTCTTTATTATAGGCTTTAGAATATGCACTGACCTTTAACTGGCTTTTAGAATACATTGTATAGCCAGGATGCGGGAAATAAGAAACGAGTCTTTCCACGCACTTACTTGAACCGCCTGTATTATTACGCATGTCAATGACTATCTCCGGTATTTTTCTGCGATTTATTTCCTTAAAAACAGAATCACAGAACTCCTTCAACTTCGTTTCCTGATACACATTACGAATAGTAAGAATTGCTTTTGTATCATCGGAAGAAAACTTGCAGGTGAAACTTTCGGACTGGACCTGAGACTGCCTTTCCTTGATGACCTTCAAAGCCACGCTTTGCGGCACTCCTTCCAAACGTATCTCTTTAATTTTATCACCATGCTTTACCACAAATACATACGATTCGCTCCATTTGTACATGTACCATAACAACGGAGACCAATAGGCGTTAACACTGCCTTCTTTTACTCCATTATCCTTCTCCGAACCCCAAAGGCCATACATCCCCTCAAGTATATCTTTTGACCTGATACCGTTGATGCTGAGAATCGTATCACCTTCGCTTATTCCGGAATTATCAATCACTGGATAATCTACAATAAAGACATCTCCAGTCGCTTTCATTCGTAATGGCATGGTATTGCCATCTTTCTTTGCATGTGCAATGAGGTCATTGGTAATAGGAGGCAGCATCATGCTATGCCCATCCTTTATCTTAGCCACAAAAGGAGCTATTTTCAGATAAAAGTCGGATATGCTGATAGAATCAGTCAGGGATGCCTTAATCATTGCTTTATTGTTTTCATACTCTTCTCTTGACTGATAGAGATAAAGTTCCGGATGCACATATTCCAATTTTGCACATAAAGTGTCAAAATCAGCCATTTGCTGGGCAGGACTTAATTGTTGTCCGAATGTGGGAATTATTGCCACCGTATAAAAAACGATAAGACTGCTTATTATATTCTTCATTCTCATTTCTAATATGTTTATCCTATGACTAAAAAGACTTCAGCAACGAACTGTTTATCGTCCTGTCCACCTCCTGTCTCACCTTCTTCGTCTGGCGGCCGAAGTCGAGGGTGTAGGCCAGTTTGATGTGACAGTACCGGCTGTTTGTCTTGAAATCTTCGTCCGAATAGTACGCGTAGAGTGCATGCTGGAACGTCTTTCTGAACTTCCGGTCGGTGAAAGGAGACACAAGATTGACCTCCGCAAAGAAATTCCCTTTGCTATACGTACATTCCAGTTCGTAATTGACGGGAGTCTCTTCTATACCCAGCGAAGTAGTATTGACGATTTTGTTTCTGAAATTGATATAGGGAGAAAGGCTGAAATCCCCCAGATAGACATTGGCATTAAGGTTACCCGTCAGGTTACGGCTGCCGAAATCGCACACGGAGTGGACAGACGTATAGTTGTATCTTATATCGCCCGACAGACTGAACGTCCGGTTGAACGTGTGCGAGGCCGCCAGTATCGCCCCATAATAGTGGATGTTCCCGCGGTTGGTAAACGACTTGACGAGATAGGTATCCTCTGCATAATAGTCGTGGACCACCGGATTATGCTCCAGCTTGTACTGGAGGATGGCCGAAAGCCCCGTTTTCTTTATCTTGCCGGAATAATACAGGTATGAATTGAATGAGCGTCCCACTTTCAGATAAGGATTGCCCGTCTGCACCAGGTAAGGATTGAGTCCGATGCGGGCCTGGTTAATGAGGTCCATCCCGTAGTTGTAATTGTTATAGGACGAGGACCATAACAGCATCCCACTTTTCAGCTGATACTGGAAGTTGAGAACGACACGCGGCGACAGCTTACTGAGTTTTTCACTGCCGTGAAGCCGATACTGGAGCCAGTCCACCCCCACTCTTGACCGTAGCGACAGCTTCGGGGTAAAGGCATAATTGTAGGAAAGGAAAACCAGCGACTCGTTCTTCCAGAGTGACTGGTCCAGCGGATGGCTGCCTGCGTATTGCGCCTTCCACACATGATGGAAATCGAACAGTTCGACCGAAAAAGAATGTTTCTCCTTGGAGTAGTTGTAGAGGGCAGACAGTTGGAAACCTCCGGCATTTTCCGACTCATAGGAACCCGATTCAAAGTCCGGCTCCCTGTAAGTCCGGTTGTACAGGTTACGGGAATAGGTACCGTGCAGACCGAAAGTAAAACTTTGCGTTTGGGAAAGAGGAAGAGTACCCGTGAGGTCCAGCTTGGGCGACAGGCTCTTCTGGTCGGTGGAAGTGGTGAATGCGGACACCTCTTCACCCGTGCGGACGGTTCCGGCCACTTCGCTGCGGGGAGAAGCATTGTTTATCAGCGACAGTTTCCCCACGATAT includes:
- a CDS encoding DUF4932 domain-containing protein, coding for MKKCMILFALLMGCLWAKAQSVVPQVNENVELMSILSRMAGFQEYHMDMAGQYIKDMDSYFKDNTAHPAVRYMKELRNRYGISFDAVMSMAIHLDNRNGTLSLIEEDIPTLDKRWKNVDKDEFLSHLNSFYKDTNFNAFFKAHKSLYEKGIKSYQDNVINHFDIDWYPRFYGNEPQEVFSVIIGFCNGGGNYGVDRQVKGKKKEVFAVVGYYVDKEDTPMYSKEYLPTLIHEFNHSFINHYLDENQYPAYVKELEPAAVDLFKSSQWSMSRQAYNNWKTMVNESLVRAAVICYMLDKAYKPEEIRNELLEQMQRNFRWMPELVSLLRKYEKEQAKYGNFENFYPSVTDFFKEYAQKENERFDAIK
- a CDS encoding S41 family peptidase — encoded protein: MRMKNIISSLIVFYTVAIIPTFGQQLSPAQQMADFDTLCAKLEYVHPELYLYQSREEYENNKAMIKASLTDSISISDFYLKIAPFVAKIKDGHSMMLPPITNDLIAHAKKDGNTMPLRMKATGDVFIVDYPVIDNSGISEGDTILSINGIRSKDILEGMYGLWGSEKDNGVKEGSVNAYWSPLLWYMYKWSESYVFVVKHGDKIKEIRLEGVPQSVALKVIKERQSQVQSESFTCKFSSDDTKAILTIRNVYQETKLKEFCDSVFKEINRRKIPEIVIDMRNNTGGSSKCVERLVSYFPHPGYTMYSKSQLKVSAYSKAYNKDRHPEIFRQICHLPDGELFEIKGTPVNSNLEETNLYHGKITILVNNKTYSGASTFAHTMRNLGIARVEGETGCPAVYFGNYLPFTLPNSKIDYYISISKFYE